A single Hippocampus zosterae strain Florida chromosome 1, ASM2543408v3, whole genome shotgun sequence DNA region contains:
- the LOC127610897 gene encoding hepatitis A virus cellular receptor 1 homolog isoform X1, with amino-acid sequence MRAMWYLFLSVVSQVSSYAVHAEALKVSGHVGHNVTMPCAYSAQAHGLLSFCWGRGKVPTFTCSNTIIYAEDGVVSFISESRYQLLGHLSDGDVSLTILNVRPGDTGVYGCRVEIPGMFNDYKVNIYLAVEEAPSQQPVTQVSLPVTAKRQQAISEVSEFEHAGGDDLTLNWKGRAEEAASAFQEVGNICRIAAIISLTVLIIPIFIASEKRPRPLTHLKTSTRENVYEMI; translated from the exons ATGCGTGCTATGTGGTATTTATTCCTGTCCGTCGTGAGCCAAG TGTCGTCCTATGCAGTTCACGCCGAGGCTCTCAAAGTCAGTGGTCATGTAGGGCACAATGTCACAATGCCCTGTGCCTATAGTGCCCAAGCTCATGGTCTCTTGAGCTTCTGTTGGGGTCGAGGAAAGGTCCCCACTTTTACATGCTCAAACACGATCATCTACGCTGAAGATGGGGTGGTGAGCTTTATCAGCGAGTCCAGGTATCAGCTCCTGGGCCACCTCAGTGATGGAGACGTGTCCCTGACAATTCTGAATGTTCGACCAGGTGACACTGGCGTGTACGGCTGCAGGGTCGAGATACCAGGGATGTTCAACGACTATAAAGTCAACATATATTTGGCTGTGGAGGAAG cacctTCGCAACAACCTGTTACTCAGGTCAGTCTGCCAGTGACCGCTAAAAGACAACAAG CCATTTCAGAAGTGTCTGAATTTGAACATGCAGGAGGAGATGATTTGACATTAAACTGGAAAGGCAGAGCTGAG GAGGCAGCCAGCGCATTCCAGGAAGTGGGCAACATTTGCAGAATCGCAGCAATTATTTCTCTTACTGTGCTCATAATCCCAATCTTTATTGCTT CAGAGAAACGACCTCGGCCACTTACACacctaaaaacatcaacaagaGAGAATGTGTATGAAATGATCTAA
- the LOC127610897 gene encoding hepatitis A virus cellular receptor 1 homolog isoform X2, whose protein sequence is MRAMWYLFLSVVSQVHAEALKVSGHVGHNVTMPCAYSAQAHGLLSFCWGRGKVPTFTCSNTIIYAEDGVVSFISESRYQLLGHLSDGDVSLTILNVRPGDTGVYGCRVEIPGMFNDYKVNIYLAVEEAPSQQPVTQVSLPVTAKRQQAISEVSEFEHAGGDDLTLNWKGRAEEAASAFQEVGNICRIAAIISLTVLIIPIFIASEKRPRPLTHLKTSTRENVYEMI, encoded by the exons ATGCGTGCTATGTGGTATTTATTCCTGTCCGTCGTGAGCCAAG TTCACGCCGAGGCTCTCAAAGTCAGTGGTCATGTAGGGCACAATGTCACAATGCCCTGTGCCTATAGTGCCCAAGCTCATGGTCTCTTGAGCTTCTGTTGGGGTCGAGGAAAGGTCCCCACTTTTACATGCTCAAACACGATCATCTACGCTGAAGATGGGGTGGTGAGCTTTATCAGCGAGTCCAGGTATCAGCTCCTGGGCCACCTCAGTGATGGAGACGTGTCCCTGACAATTCTGAATGTTCGACCAGGTGACACTGGCGTGTACGGCTGCAGGGTCGAGATACCAGGGATGTTCAACGACTATAAAGTCAACATATATTTGGCTGTGGAGGAAG cacctTCGCAACAACCTGTTACTCAGGTCAGTCTGCCAGTGACCGCTAAAAGACAACAAG CCATTTCAGAAGTGTCTGAATTTGAACATGCAGGAGGAGATGATTTGACATTAAACTGGAAAGGCAGAGCTGAG GAGGCAGCCAGCGCATTCCAGGAAGTGGGCAACATTTGCAGAATCGCAGCAATTATTTCTCTTACTGTGCTCATAATCCCAATCTTTATTGCTT CAGAGAAACGACCTCGGCCACTTACACacctaaaaacatcaacaagaGAGAATGTGTATGAAATGATCTAA
- the LOC127610498 gene encoding cell adhesion molecule DSCAML1-like codes for MTYRYFVSRYYSLCCILYFLLECSFAAKVEVKVGADITLTCKYDARYYGKLSVCWGRGPLPSRGCANEVIKTDGTSVTSRSSERYLLMGNIVEGDVSLTIRRVVESDLGVYGCRVEIPGWFNDRKHQMSLMVVPAQPDALKVEMQEVRDRTVTVSWSHVFDGGRPIESYRIDLKSKEALWDTAVTTHMSNPNLTRVTLVDLRPAKYYSLRMFAINSQGISDASNVLTVATEEAAPDGPPLDMHLQAFSSTSIRVSWKPPRSDLRNGVIQSYSVSYREYDPVGRHFKWWQRQSVTATKPQESLILSGLRPSTQYSVLIKAQTNAGLGPASSAPLCSTLADTLPTSTQATVNTLFTITWPMPDTTRFISDVTTPAANVNASEAWEQSATGFSSVPPDPPVVELKEVRDNTVSLSWTPGYGGDAPISGYFLEYKALNGSWDVKKTVVDFSPNQTEATIIEINPSTYNIRMFAKSSLGISKASNILTFTTGETGHQQDVFSTPTTSNTHAATSSENGGNGRIVAIVFPLVLVLLILAIVTTWHLRRTKVKKGNPSLWLSRGVILYRGSESMQEL; via the exons atgacttaccggtactttgtcAGTAGATACTACAGTTTGTGTTGCATCCTCTACTTTCTTCTAG AGTGCAGCTTTGCAGCGAAAGTGGAGGTTAAAGTTGGGGCAGACATCACTTTAACGTGCAAGTACGACGCTCGCTACTATGGCAAGCTGTCAGTGTGCTGGGGTCGAGGTCCACTCCCCAGCAGGGGCTGCGCCAACGAGGTCATCAAGACGGACGGAACATCGGTCACCAGCAGATCTTCAGAGCGCTACCTGCTCATGGGTAACATCGTGGAGGGAGATGTGTCACTGACCATCAGACGGGTTGTGGAGAGCGACTTGGGCGTGTACGGCTGCCGTGTGGAAATCCCAGGCTGGTTCAACGACCGCAAACATCAGATGAGCCTGATGGTGGTTCCAG CGCAGCCTGATGCACTCAAGGTGGAGATGCAAGAGGTCAGAGACAGAACTGTCACCGTGAGCTGGTCTCATGTGTTTGACGGCGGGAGGCCCATCGAGTCTTATAGGATTGACCTCAAGAGCAAAGAGG CTCTTTGGGATACCGCAGTGACAACTCACATGTCAAATCCAAACCTGACTCGGGTCACCCTCGTGGACTTGCGGCCAGCTAAGTATTATAGCCTTCGCATGTTTGCAATCAACAGTCAGGGCATAAGTGATGCCAGTAATGTTCTCACAGTCGCCACAGAAGAAGCAG CGCCAGATGGCCCGCCACTAGACATGCATCTCCAAGCGTTCTCGTCCACAAGCATCAGAGTGTCTTGGAAG CCTCCTAGGTCCGACCTGAGAAATGGTGTTATACAAAGTTACAGCGTCAGCTACAGAGAGTACGACCCTGTCGGCAGACATTTCAAATGGTGGCAGCGGCAAAGTGTCACGGCCACAAAGCCGCAAGAGAGCCTCATCCTGAGTGGATTGAGGCCTTCCACACAGTACAGTGTGCTGATAAAGGCCCAGACCAACGCAGGACTCGGGCCTGCATCGAGCGCGCCCCTCTGCTCCACTTTGGCTGACA CTCTCCCAACATCCACCCAGGCAACAGTCAACACACTCTTCACCATTACATGGCCGATGCCAGACACCACAAGGTTCATCTCAG ATGTCACAACTCCAGCTGCAAATGTGAATGCCAGCGAGGCATGGGAACAAAGCGCAACAGGTTTTTCCTCAG TTCCTCCAGATCCCCCTGTTGTTGAGTTGAAGGAGGTTCGAGACAATACAGTTTCTCTCTCCTGGACTCCTGGGTATGGCGGAGATGCCCCCATTTCCGGATATTTTCTTGAGTATAAAGCCTTGAATG GCTCATGGGATGTTAAAAAGACAGTCGTGGACTTCAGCCCAAACCAGACAGAGGCCACCATCATAGAGATCAATCCCTCCACATACAACATCCGCATGTTTGCCAAGAGCAGTCTGGGTATAAGTAAAGCGAGCAACATCCTTACTTTCACGACTGGAGAAACAG GTCACCAGCAGGATGTTTTCTCAACACCCACAACCAGTAATACTCATGCTGCA ACGAGCTCTGAGAACGGTGGAAATGGCCGCATTGTTGCCATCGTTTTTCCACTTGTGCTGGTGTTGTTGATTCTTGCCATTGTGACTACATGGCACCTGAGAC GTACGAAAGTGAAAAAAGGCAACCCCAGCCT GTGGCTGAGCCGCGGAGTAATACTTTACAGAGGTTCTGAGTCCATGCAGGAGCTGTGA
- the LOC127610897 gene encoding hepatitis A virus cellular receptor 1 homolog isoform X5, protein MRAMWYLFLSVVSQVSSYAVHAEALKVSGHVGHNVTMPCAYSAQAHGLLSFCWGRGKVPTFTCSNTIIYAEDGVVSFISESRYQLLGHLSDGDVSLTILNVRPGDTGVYGCRVEIPGMFNDYKVNIYLAVEEAPSQQPVTQVSLPVTAKRQQAISEVSEFEHAGGDDLTLNWKGRAERNDLGHLHT, encoded by the exons ATGCGTGCTATGTGGTATTTATTCCTGTCCGTCGTGAGCCAAG TGTCGTCCTATGCAGTTCACGCCGAGGCTCTCAAAGTCAGTGGTCATGTAGGGCACAATGTCACAATGCCCTGTGCCTATAGTGCCCAAGCTCATGGTCTCTTGAGCTTCTGTTGGGGTCGAGGAAAGGTCCCCACTTTTACATGCTCAAACACGATCATCTACGCTGAAGATGGGGTGGTGAGCTTTATCAGCGAGTCCAGGTATCAGCTCCTGGGCCACCTCAGTGATGGAGACGTGTCCCTGACAATTCTGAATGTTCGACCAGGTGACACTGGCGTGTACGGCTGCAGGGTCGAGATACCAGGGATGTTCAACGACTATAAAGTCAACATATATTTGGCTGTGGAGGAAG cacctTCGCAACAACCTGTTACTCAGGTCAGTCTGCCAGTGACCGCTAAAAGACAACAAG CCATTTCAGAAGTGTCTGAATTTGAACATGCAGGAGGAGATGATTTGACATTAAACTGGAAAGGCAGAGCTGAG AGAAACGACCTCGGCCACTTACACacctaa
- the LOC127610897 gene encoding hepatitis A virus cellular receptor 1 homolog isoform X3: MRAMWYLFLSVVSQVSSYAVHAEALKVSGHVGHNVTMPCAYSAQAHGLLSFCWGRGKVPTFTCSNTIIYAEDGVVSFISESRYQLLGHLSDGDVSLTILNVRPGDTGVYGCRVEIPGMFNDYKVNIYLAVEEAPSQQPVTQVSLPVTAKRQQAISEVSEFEHAGGDDLTLNWKGRAEEAASAFQEVGNICRIAAIISLTVLIIPIFIACKYHVVNVVCNISCR, encoded by the exons ATGCGTGCTATGTGGTATTTATTCCTGTCCGTCGTGAGCCAAG TGTCGTCCTATGCAGTTCACGCCGAGGCTCTCAAAGTCAGTGGTCATGTAGGGCACAATGTCACAATGCCCTGTGCCTATAGTGCCCAAGCTCATGGTCTCTTGAGCTTCTGTTGGGGTCGAGGAAAGGTCCCCACTTTTACATGCTCAAACACGATCATCTACGCTGAAGATGGGGTGGTGAGCTTTATCAGCGAGTCCAGGTATCAGCTCCTGGGCCACCTCAGTGATGGAGACGTGTCCCTGACAATTCTGAATGTTCGACCAGGTGACACTGGCGTGTACGGCTGCAGGGTCGAGATACCAGGGATGTTCAACGACTATAAAGTCAACATATATTTGGCTGTGGAGGAAG cacctTCGCAACAACCTGTTACTCAGGTCAGTCTGCCAGTGACCGCTAAAAGACAACAAG CCATTTCAGAAGTGTCTGAATTTGAACATGCAGGAGGAGATGATTTGACATTAAACTGGAAAGGCAGAGCTGAG GAGGCAGCCAGCGCATTCCAGGAAGTGGGCAACATTTGCAGAATCGCAGCAATTATTTCTCTTACTGTGCTCATAATCCCAATCTTTATTGCTTGTAAGTATCACGTGGTAAATGTAGTTTGTAATATCTCTTGTAGATGA
- the LOC127610897 gene encoding hepatitis A virus cellular receptor 1 homolog isoform X4, with the protein MRAMWYLFLSVVSQVSSYAVHAEALKVSGHVGHNVTMPCAYSAQAHGLLSFCWGRGKVPTFTCSNTIIYAEDGVVSFISESRYQLLGHLSDGDVSLTILNVRPGDTGVYGCRVEIPGMFNDYKVNIYLAVEEAPSQQPVTQVSLPVTAKRQQAISEVSEFEHAGGDDLTLNWKGRAEQRNDLGHLHT; encoded by the exons ATGCGTGCTATGTGGTATTTATTCCTGTCCGTCGTGAGCCAAG TGTCGTCCTATGCAGTTCACGCCGAGGCTCTCAAAGTCAGTGGTCATGTAGGGCACAATGTCACAATGCCCTGTGCCTATAGTGCCCAAGCTCATGGTCTCTTGAGCTTCTGTTGGGGTCGAGGAAAGGTCCCCACTTTTACATGCTCAAACACGATCATCTACGCTGAAGATGGGGTGGTGAGCTTTATCAGCGAGTCCAGGTATCAGCTCCTGGGCCACCTCAGTGATGGAGACGTGTCCCTGACAATTCTGAATGTTCGACCAGGTGACACTGGCGTGTACGGCTGCAGGGTCGAGATACCAGGGATGTTCAACGACTATAAAGTCAACATATATTTGGCTGTGGAGGAAG cacctTCGCAACAACCTGTTACTCAGGTCAGTCTGCCAGTGACCGCTAAAAGACAACAAG CCATTTCAGAAGTGTCTGAATTTGAACATGCAGGAGGAGATGATTTGACATTAAACTGGAAAGGCAGAGCTGAG CAGAGAAACGACCTCGGCCACTTACACacctaa